The window agcTGCACCTCTAGCATATTTAGGCGAttagcactgcagaggcagcctcgtctggcagcctcggtgcacgaagactcggtcgaacaaagacagggagtctacctgcgggagtcggtcgaacaaagacagggagtctacctgcgggagtcggtcgaacaaagacagggagtctacctgcgggagtcggtcgaacaaagacagggagtctacctgcgggagtccaccgaggatggccgacgtggtggatcacctcttctgataacTATCACCCTATTCTAATccacctagaacatattcatagctagcatgtgtttcttcagcattcccgttcattacactacccgtagacgtagatatatcacaaagtatatacggtcaacttctaaccttcactacctatccagatcttctccacctgccctctctttttctatagggctctggaactgccagtctgctgtgaacaaggcagacttcatcccagcgtttgcatctcatgcttctcttcatgcccttgcgctgacagagacatggatccgccctgagaacactgcaactccagctgctctctccgtcaaccactccttcactcactcaccccgctcaaccgggcggggtggtgggacagggttgcttctttccccacatattaaatacacatccacaccactccctgttactgccaaatcatttgaacaccattgtgcgatcctatcaaagcatgcttaattgttctttatcgcccaccaggcccgctagccgactttgtggaggagctggacatgctcctcagcgtcctcccggatgatggaacccccctgatagtccttggggacttcaacatccacctccaaggaactcaggccgtcgacttcttgtctctcctgacctccttcgacctgacgctgctgagcacaccggcgacccacaaggcaggcaaacagctagacctcatcctgacacgtaactgtatcactgacttaacctctgtaaccccactgcatatttctgatcactactttatccaattctctatctctctccctccaactccttctacctcccctccccttgtaactttccgaCGCAACCTctgctccctatccccctcccatttctcctctattgtaacatcctccctcccccccattgacgagttctcgtcccaccccactaacactgccaccgacaccttgttaaccactttaactgcatcacttgactctctctgtcccctgtcaaccaggcctgcgcgatcttctccctcctgcccgtggcttacggatgttattcgtgaagaacggtccacccttcgggcagctgagaggagatggcgcaagtccaaaggcggtctggaccttgataagtatcactccctcctcaaatccttctcttctcacataactggtgctaaaaccctctactttctgaacaaaattaactctgcttcaaacccccacaaacttttttctaccttttccacccttcttaacccacctcccccaccccctccctccaccctgacagcagacgacttctcctccttctttgagaaaaaagtcgccgacattagcagtcggttccctaaacccacctttcctaccctctcaccctccatgactgacccaactaaatgtctaaactatttttctcccctgtctgaggcagagatctctgacctcattctctctcatcgccccacctcctgtccccttgatcctataccctcccctctctttcaaaccatctccccctccatcataaattttcttctccatgtcctaaactcctctcttacctctggcaccttcccctctgccttcaaacaggctagagttacccctctactcaaaaaaccctcccttaaccctgccgttctccagaactacagaccggtatcactgttacccttcctttcgaaaacaattgaacgtgctgtatctaaccaactgtctaactttctctctcagaacaacctgcttgaccccaaccaatcgggcttcaagactggccactccacagagactgccctcctttcagtcaccactgccctccagtctgccagagcggcttccaggtcatctgtcatcattctgctggacctttctgcagcgtttgatacggttaaccaccagatcctgctcgccagactttctgagatgggcatcactggcactgcactccagtggatctcatcctacctgtcgggaagatcctaccaggtttcctggggaggcaaactgtcaggccctcgccagctctccactggtgtcccacagggctccgtccttggacccctcctcttctctctgtacaccacctcacttggaccaatcatcacctcccatggcttctcctaccactgctacgctgacgacacgcagctgtacctgtcattccctccgaccgatccggggatctcagctaggattgaggcctgcctcacagacatctccgcctggatgaccaagcaccacctccagctgaacctcgccaaaacagaacttctcatcatcccggctaaaccctccatctcccacgatctctcaatcaccctgggatctgcgacggtgaccccttcatcctctgccaggaaccttggggttaccatggacgacgagctctccctcacggcccacattgctgcggtctcccggtcgtgtagattcaccctctacaacatccggaagatcaggagatacctgtctgagcactccacccagctgctagtccaagcacttgtcctctccaagttggactattgcaactcgctgctcgctggtctcccagcatgtgcaacccgccctcttcagaggattcagaacgctgtgatatattgtttttattattgttgcttgcttttttccacaggtacacttgcacttatagcagttcatgttgtttaattgtaacttgtttaactacatgctcttatggttcttccctttggcacttattttggttgttcacaatgtgtgcttcatgttttggctactcgcaatgttttgtggctatctcgttgttatgatcagtgacctatgcactttgtaaagctctctcttggaagtcgctttggataaaagcgtctgctaaatgaataaatgtaaatgtaaatgtaaatgtgaccaGGAAGAGGGGACaggttggtcatgtgaccaggaagagaggagaggttggtcatgtgaccagtaAGAGGGGAGaggttggtcatgtgaccaggaagaggggagaggttgGTCAAGTGAtcaggaagaaaggagaggttgGTCATGCGATTGTGTTTCAGACGAACGGCAAGCTATCATATCCATCTTTAGCATTAGAAACAGTCTGCATTTTCTGCTTCTTCAGGTGTGTTCCTACCTGGAGTTTGGCAGTGACTCTTCCCAACACTGAAGGCCACATTCCCGAAACCACGGCGATAATCGTCCCACCGACGACCGAAGTCCACGCTGCCATCCTGCCTGTTCTGGATGAGCGTccatcctggaggagagagggagggagggatgagagaggagagagagggcgggagggatgagagaggagagagagggcgggagggatgagagaggagagagagggcgggagggatgaggaaggagaaagagggagggaggcgtgagagaggagagagagggagcgagggaggagaaaggaggagagagagggatgagagaggagagagagggcgggagggatgaggaaggagaaagagggagggaggcgtgagagaggagagagaggaagggatggatgagagaggagagagagggatggaggggaaagagaggagagagagagagagggatggagggagggagggagggaaagagaggagagagacccaccTCCGTTCTGGGTGGTCTGGTCACAGTAGATCTTGTACGCAGGGAGGAAGGAGTCAGGTCTGATGAGATACATCTGGGAGTCCCTGCCTCCACGACGGAATATGTCCTCACACTCCTtacctggggggaggagtggggagggggaggagggaggggggaggggggaggggggaggggggaggaggagggggaggaggggggaggagggaggagggaggagggaggagggagtaaGGGTAAGCAACAAGTGTGAAAAGGTTTGGGTACATGTGAGAATCCCTAGcccaatacacacacccacatatactcacacacacacacacacacacgtaccagaGACCACAGGGATGGGGCAGGAAACGGAACATGGTTCCTTGCACTCATCCTTCTGGGCCAGGATAGCCTTCTCCACCTTCTGGATCTTCAGACGcacctgaggaccagacagaCACCACACGCTCATGTGCTGAGTCATGGTTTGACTCAAATAGCTTCAAAATAAAGGAAACACCCAGGACCCTAACATCCCATCTCAACATATCCTGAGTCAGAATCCTATATCAAGATATCCTGAAGATATCATGTGCAGAGACCAGAGACACTCAGAGAAGCACCATGttaaacctctgaatcctcttcatTCACTCATTAATTAAGTCATTCATTCACTCGCTCACTCATACGTTGATTTGTTATTTCATTCATTCACTTCCTGAATCATTCACTCATTAGTTTAGTAAACTCTTTCATTGGTTGGTTGGTGCGTGTGTTCCCTCACCTTCTCCAGAACGCTCTGCAGGATGCGGATGTTTGAGGGGAAGCCGGTGTCCACCACCTGCTTCACGTACGCatgctgctcctccagctccccagTGTACTCACTCACTGTGTTCCCGTTctctgagggggagagaggggaggagggtggaggagggggaggagggagggggaggaggggagggcaggggggaggaggggaggggagaggggagagggggaggggtggaggggaagaggggaagaggggaaaaagTTAAGGAGGTCTACTATTGGCTAGATACCAGTGAGGAGGTCTCCGATTGGCCAGAATACCAGTGAGGAGGTCTCCTATTGGTCCTTACCGTTGCTGACCTGCTGGCGCTCCCTCAGGTTTTTTGACATGTCCTGTACGTAGGTGTGCACGGTGTTGGAGGAGCGGGCGAGCTCGTCCACATCCCTCCTCAgcttccccacctcccccctcacgtTGCTCTCCTGCTTCAGCAGGGCTGTCTTCAGCTCGCAGCCCGTAGGGCACAGGACCCCCTGCAGCACGGGAGGGGAAGGGCAGGTCAGGGATGTTGTTCAAGTGCCTTGAATCTCTGGAGGGAAGTCACGtacacatacctctctctctgtgtctctctctctctgtctctgtctctctctctctgtctgtctgtctctctctctctctccctgtgtgtctctctctctctctctctctccctgtgtgtgtctctctctctctctctctctctctctgtctctctctgtctctctctctgtctctctctgtctctctgtctctctgtctctctgtctctctctcacacacacaaacaccctccgCCCCCCAGCCTACCATCTGTTCTGAGGCGTGTgtgcagcctccagcctccggctgctccaccttctcctgctcccccttGGGACAGCGGGGGCAGCGGTTGGGCGCCCCCGGTACCTACCCTGCCCCGACACTGGGGGGGACACACGGGCGGGGGGCAATGTACCCGTCCCGACCCCCCGTCACTGGCCTGTGCCCCCGGGGGTCCAACTCTGTgccctgggaggggggaggagggggggagagaggggagcaggagggggagagaagatggaagacagagagataaagaaggagaaagagagagaagggatgtcgagagagagagtatttgGCATCAAGCAAACGGACATGAGGAACACAACACAGCGGAAGGTTCTAGAACCACAGGAGACGGTTCTAGAACTACATGCGAAGGTTCTAGAACTCCACTCACCACTGGTACTTTCTCTACTGCAGGAGACAAAAAGCAGCACACAACATCATCATTATCTAACAATACGCTGCAGCACTCATAACCAGCCTGTCATTATGTGTGAGGATGAGTCATGTGTAAAGTCACACATGTGTACTACATATGTCTATGTAATAACAGGTATTGTGAGATGTTTATTACCGTGTCGTAATCGTCATACTCTAGATCTGCCCGGGTcatgtgcacagacacacacagcagcagcacagccgCAAGGCTCCTCGTCATCGTCATCTTCCCCTGTCGATAAAGTTGCTGCTTTCAAACTGCTCTGCGCTCAGAGAGAATGGGCTTATATGGAgccaacgagagagagagagagagagagagagaagagagagagagagagagagagagagagagagagagagagagagagagagagagagagagagagagagagagagaaagagagaaagagagaaagagagaaagagagagttaatAATTAAGGTGATGACCCAATAGTTTCAACCCAAGACTGATGAACTCTGCTGGGAAATgatatggaggaggaggagaggaggaggagggtgtttTGAACGATCTATGTTTACCAGGCTCTCTGCAAAATCATCACAAGGGACTAGATATCCAGGGCAAAGCTCAAAGACCAGCCAGTATCATACTGTTCAGTTCCACagcatacccacacacagagacaccatGTCAACATGTTGAAAACTAAACACAGTGAGTCATTAAaatcaccatcttcatcatcatcttcatcctcatcaACCTCATCCGTCAAATAACTAGTTATTTATCATTTCTTGTGTTGCATGAGTAGCCTACGGATTTATACGGAGACAAATCGATGATTTTGATTAAATACAGGGATATACTGTACTAACTGTATATAGAGATAATTATATGTAATTCTATACATGTTAACACGTTTTAGATAACCTACTACGGCGATTAAAACCCCGATTCACTCAATTTGAAGGTTGCCAAAACTACGTAATCACGTACGCTTACGTGAGCTACGCCCCCCAACAGCACGCGTCACCGTGTGATGACCGGCGGCGCGCGCTCCATCGGCTGTCAGAGCTGTCAGAGCTGCAGCCACCGAGCCTGCTAGCTGTCTGGCAAGCCTGACCCCGAACAACGCGAAAAATGGCCGGCGTGCAACCCCAGGTACAAAGCACGATTATATACAAATCTGCCCGTAGCTAGCTACATGCACGGACTTTACCGAACGCACGAAAGCAGTTCCTTAGAGAGAATCTGACGCGAGATAACCGCTTGATAGCGGATCAGTGTTGCTCGCCTGCTAGCAAGCTAATTGAATATGCCTGTTCCGCTACGTGGCAGGAAAGCAAGACTAACTAGCTTGTCTTGGCTTGAATGAATGCTAGATCTGAGAGCTAGCAATCTGTGTGTACCATATTACCGACACAGCGATTGAACTAGCTAGCTTACAGCAATAGAACTGTGTCGCTAGTAGTGGTGTCGCTAGTAGTGGTACCTTTATGAGTGGTAGGCACAAAAGCCAGCAAATCAAAGCTGAGTAACTGCATCGATGAGCCACATTGCTTtgacctcctttctctctctacctctgtcttcccctctctctctctctctctctctctctctctctctctctctctctctctctctctcttctctctctctctctctctctctctctctctctctctctcccctcctctccctctctatcacaGGGGGATCTCTTGAAAATGACACACAAGGAAATTGGAAGTAAGTTGTTTTTGAagattgtttctgtgtgtggtggtgccTACCCTTAGTGCTAGAGCAGGTTTCTGACTAGCTACCAGCTAGTTAATTAATCTCCTCTTccattcctc of the Osmerus eperlanus unplaced genomic scaffold, fOsmEpe2.1 SCAFFOLD_398, whole genome shotgun sequence genome contains:
- the fgb gene encoding LOW QUALITY PROTEIN: fibrinogen beta chain (The sequence of the model RefSeq protein was modified relative to this genomic sequence to represent the inferred CDS: inserted 1 base in 1 codon), which encodes MGVLCPTGCELKTALLKQESNVRGEVGKLRRDVDELARSSNTVHTYVQDMSKNLRERQQVSNENGNTVSEYTGELEEQHAYVKQVVDTGFPSNIRILQSVLEKVRLKIQKVEKAILAQKDECKEPCSVSCPIPVVSGKECEDIFRRGGRDSQMYLIRPDSFLPAYKIYCDQTTQNGGWTLIQNRQDGSVDFGRRWDDYRRGFGNVAFSVGKSHCQTPGEYWLGNDRISQLTKMGPTEVLLEMQDWSGGKVHAQYRQFTVQTEASNYLLAVGGYSGTAGNTFLEGANELFGENRTMTIHNSMMFSTYDRDNDNWIPGDPTKQCSREDGGGWWYNRCHSANPXGRYYWGGAYTRNMAKHGTDDGMVWMNWKGSWYSLKAISMKIRPFFEE